Below is a genomic region from Medicago truncatula cultivar Jemalong A17 chromosome 3, MtrunA17r5.0-ANR, whole genome shotgun sequence.
GTGATACTGAAAACTTAATAGTACTTTTCTAGATTTTATAAAACGTAATAGTACTTGCTGTGTTGTAACATTCATTTTATTACATATTtggtataaataattttattatgtggTTGTATATCTTTCGCTTCCTCATTAAACTATTCAAGCTCCGCCGCTGCACTTTTCCTTTTCCTGGACTCATACTTGCTTCTTGTTGTGTAGGTTGCTTGCTGATGTTCATCTCAAGAGTTTTGGCATATTGAACTGTGAAAGATCTAATTTGTGAGCTTTCTTTTTCGTTGTAATGAATTTTATTAtggcttttttttataaactttgtATAAATCTGTAATTATTAAGGTTTTAAGTAAGCCATATCAGCTTATAATATAGTTATTCATTATAAGATTTGATTCACAATCGGAAAAACTAGGTCTTCCGATCATGATTTGAATCTTGATTTGATAATTGTGTTATTGAATGTATCTTTTTAAACACCCCGCAGTGTGCGTGAATCATTGAGTATTACACTAGACTAGAAAATTATCTGCAATTTAAGAAACgatacaaaaacaattattacaaACGAGTGATATTTACATAAAAGAATCAAACAATGGATTATTTTTGCTATTTCTTTAGTCGAAAGCCATCAACTAATTCAGTTCTTTGAGtcatcacatcatcaaatagaTGATCCACCTCCTTGCTTATATCATCAAATATCATCCCTATCTCGCACAAATTTCTCTGAAATTCCTTGGTTGCATATCATCTTTTACTTCATCACCAGCAACAACGCGAGCAAcaaaattctttttctctttgatCTCACTAAATCATGGCATTTTCTTCACTAACTTTTCGGTGATTTTGAGATCAAGTGTGGAAACTATAGAACTTTCAAAACCACCAGCAATTTTTCTTAGCTCCATGTATGGCTTAGCATCAACATATAAACAAGATAAGAAAACTCCACATACCCAAAATTCAATACTCTTCATTTCCTTTACACCTTCCCGAACAATCATCTCCTTACCATAAACAATCTTTCCTTTACCGTCATGTGTGTGAAAAGATTTACCAAAGTTGAAGCTAAAACACCCTACTAGTTGAATTGCTTATAAATGCTTTCTATCCAAGGAGCCAAAGAAGCCTTGAATGGCCAAGATGAGAAAGTGAAGAAGAAATGGAATTCAAAACCTTCAACAAACTCATTGGATAATCATGTCCACAAGAAGCTTCACGAAGACCTTGTTGATGATAGACAAAAGGCTAGAACATTCTTGAAAGCATGATAACAATAAGATTTCCGACACGGGTTTCATTTCCAATGCTAATTGGTCAATGTGTTTGGAAACATGGGAGTGAAAATCATGTAACGATGAAAATGATAATTCTTCATTAGGTTGagcaaattaatatttttagccacaataccatttatttttaattcacaaaatttaatttcatgtgattcataaaaaaaaaaattgacaaaatatgtgattcataaattaaaaagtataattttcGTAAAATACACTAAACTCatgtataattttaaaaagaaaatattaatttggtcGTTAGATCAAGATCCGAGAAttcaaatatgttttaaatCAGGACCATCGGATCAAGACCGGATGGTCAGATCTAATAAACAAGGGAATCGCTTTCTCGGTTAGTAAATAAATAAGCAGATGGCACATTGGCTTGGCTTGACCTAGTTGTGTGGTTGACGGCACAGAAAGCACATTGGCTTTGCAAACGTaaggacttatgtgtgactAAAATTTACAAATCTGGACTTATgagtgaccaaaataacttcaAATCAATTTGTTACAAACCTGAATTTTAAAGACCCATGGTGTAATTTATCCTAGATTatatggtttttattttatttatttacttttttttgcaCTAGTTCCTAATCAAGAAAATCGATGAGGTTCTGAAGAAGATAACCGAGGCTGTAATGGTTGCTGAGAGTGAATTTGGTGATTCTAAACTTGTTCTGGAGATGAAACGAGCTCTGAAACTGCTATCTTCTCGTCAAGAGAAACTCAATTCACTACATATCAAACTCAAAGACTTGAATATCAAGATCTATGacgaaaaaaagaagaaggacACTTGTGGCGATTCTTCTTCTTGACTAAGAGTTTTGCAAATTTGTCTACTACCATTGATAATTTTAAGTTAGAACAGAAAAATGATATAAACTTTGTTTGGTTGACAACTAAAATTCAAAAAGTGGTATTGGTTTGTTTGGCTAAGATACCTAGAGTTTGTTTAGATTatggttgtgtgtggattaattgattttaagaggTATAAGAGATGAGTTCATGGCTTATATAGTAATATAGGCATGTTCATGTATAGAATCTTTAAAAAACGTAGAAAATTGTCACATTGAAAACATGATAGAAACAAGTGGGACATTAACTTGGTGGTGGTCAAAAGTGCTTATAGCTAGGTTTGTGTGGAGTGACTTAGGTTTAGACTAAAAACACGTACAATTGGGTCCACTTGGGACATGCCTTGAAGTAGAAGATAGATCAATGAAACTTGTACTGAAAACTTAGTAGTACTTTTCTTGATTTTGTTGAACAATCTCAAGTCAGACTTAATCGGTATTGTAACATGCGCTGTGTGTGATCCCTGCTTGTTATGTTGGTTTCCTGCtcatattcatcacaattcacaagAGTAAGGCACCCAAGAAAGAAACCTTTAACCAAGTTTTGACCTATTGAATTGTGAAAACTCTAAATTGtgactttgtttttctttctaataagtGTGTTTGGTTTATTTTACTGTTGTACAATGTAAATATTACTTTGTATTTTTCGTTTCTATCTTAATTATGTACTGATATGTCTGGTAATGAACGGATAAAGGCAACGTTGGTGTGCGGTGCTCCAACATGGTGGCTATGTAGTCTACACGGTGCAGGCACGTTAGCACTCCAACACTCAAGTTAGTGTAGGAAATGAGGTCGAATGTGTTAAGGTGTGCGGAAAATGGATCGTACCTTGCGGGCGACGCAAAATAACCCTTATGTAGGAGAAGGAGGGGCTAAAAGCTTCTGTGAAATACGGCGCCTCGGCATGGAGCCGTTGGAGGACACGTGTACGGTGCAAGAAGCACGGGGTGTGCTTCAGTGTGGTGTTGTGCACCGGAACTAGCGTGCTCACTCAGTCTGTAACGTCTTGTTTCGACGGTTTTGGGTCCACGTGTCTTCATGGGATTGGCGCTCTAGCCGATCCAAAACATGTACAATCATTTACCTTGTTGCACTTGTCTGTATTCATAACGATGCTTGCAATTTTACATTCGTCAAAGCACAtgttttgggttaattaagaaCCTGACATCAATACTTATTATTGAACGCGTCTTTGTAGTTGTAGCCACAACACattgagcaaataaatcattgaGTATTACTactagagaaatgatatttgtacaatctttttttgacaactttcagacaactttctctctcatactcacattatattcttactctttctcttcttttttctctctccattgtttttgaacaatgaaagagaaaaaggaggttgtcataaaagttattggcaaatggttgttcaaatatcattgctcataCTACTAATATGACATTATGACTTCAAATTTGTACAATAAGGTGTAGCCTAGTGTTATTAGTTGGAACGCTCTAGGAGTTTTAAAAAGAATGTCTAGGGTTCCATCCCTATTGCTAACAGACTCCTCCTCCCCTACTAAActaaatataatcaaatatcattttcctatgaaaaaacataaaaaaggaACATTACAAAACAGTAATTACAAACTATTgatatttacataaaaaattaaacaatggaTTATCGTTGCTATTTACGGAGTCGAAATCCATCAACTAGTTCAGTTCTCTGATTCATTACATCATCAAATAGATGATCCACCTTCGCGCTTATATCATCTAATATCTTCCCTACACCGCACAGATTTCTCTGCAATTCCTTGGTTGCATCATCTTTTACTTCATCGCCAGCAACAAGGCGAGCAACAAATTTGTTCATTTCTTTGATCTCACTAAAGCATGGCATTTTCTTCACTAACTTTTCACTGATTTTAAGATCAAGTGTGGAAACTATAGAATTTTCAAACCCACCAACAATTTTTCTTAGCTCCATGTATGGCTTAGCATCACCATAAAAATAAGACAAGAGAACTCCACATACCCAAAATCCGGTACTCTTCATTTCCTTTACAATTTCACGAACAATCAACTCCTTTCCAGAAACAATCTTTGCTTTATCATCTTGCGTGTGAAAAGATTTACCAAAGTTGGTGCTAAAACACCCTGCTGGTTGAATTGCTTTCAAATGATTTCTAGCCAAAGAAAGTGATTTCTTCTTCTCCACCAAAGTCAAACCATGAGCCAAAGAAAGCCTTGAATGGCCAAgatgagaaagagaagaagaaatggaATTCAGAAGCTCCAACAAACTCATGGTATAGTTGAGATAAACTTCAATTGAATCAACGTTCCATTTAGTCATTGGATAATCAATGTCGATAACAAGTTTTGCAAAAACCTTGTTGATGAGAGGCAAAAGACCAAAACATCCTTGAAACCATGATAACGATAAGATTTCGGACTCGGGTTTCAATTCCAATGCTAATTGGTCAATGTGTTTGGAAACATGGGAGTGAAAATCATGTAATGATGAAGATGGCAACTCTTCATTAGGTTGAGGGTAACACTTgtggtgattcttcttcttaAATAAGAGTTTTGCAAATTTGTCTACTACCATTGATAGTTTGAAGTTAGAACACAAAGATGGTATAAACTTTGTTTGCTCCTAACTCTCTTTGGTTTTAAACTATAAAGCTTTAAAAGAGTTGTTGGTAACTAAAATTCAAAGAGTGGGGTTGGTTTGTTTTGGTTAAGCTATATATCAAGCAAGTTTGTATAGATTAAGGTTGAGTGTGGATTGgattaattgattttaagaggCATAAGAGATGAGTTCATGGCTTATATAGGCATCTTCATGTATAACttgaaaaaacagaaaattgtCACACTGAAAACATGATAGAAACAAGTGGGTAAAAGGTGCTGATACGTTTGTGTTGACTCAAGTTTAGACTAAAAACACGCACAATTGAGTCCACTTGGGACATGCTTGAAGTACAAGATAGATCAATGAAACTTGTCATGCTCGTTCATGCTACCCTACAAAATGAAGCTCAAGCGTGTGTATTATAATCATTTTGCATTAAATTAAGCATATGGacgctctaaaaaaaaattaaccatggACGATTTTgaataaactaattaattagCTTTGTTGAAACTAAAAACATCTCAAAATTGAAAAGCCTTCTATTTTTAGTCTTTCTATAAAGTCTCGTATTTTTGGCCCCCTTTGGAGTAAATTTGTATAAGGTCTCAGTtccaattttgttgtttcattgATGGACTCTATTGAAGATCAACTATTGGCCAAACTCAAATttctaataatttataaaaaaaaaaaaaaaaatcgaaaatgaataaattttgttgggaaaacaaatttgaaaaaaacctttttttttagaaaataatatttttttggaaaaaaaattagattttatttttagaaaataactttcttttaaattatttttttgaaacccatgaattttaaatactttttctaCCTTATGCGTTTCTTTCGCcccatatttttttctattataccaTTTCTTCGGATTTTATAAACCGAACAACAGTTTAggcatttttgaattttatactATGAAACCTATTGAAACCCAAGATTTATGTATGAATTGATATCAAAGTTCTCTTCGAATCCATTTTATTTCCTTGTTAGATTAAAgacaattaattattatttaactgatGAGTTCACAATAAGGTTATCTGCGATCTACAAATCTAGGGTCGTCGATCGTACAGGGACAGTATATCTATGTAAGGTTGTTAGAGTGAGGTTTTGCTCTCTCATATGTAAGGTTCTTTAACTATGAAATAAGTCCTTGTAAATTGAGGTTACTAAAACTTtaatcattataaaaaaaatatttaattttaacctTATAATTTCAAAACACCTTTAAGTTGGTCTCTAGCAGGGGCGGACCTGGACTAGGCCCACTGTGGTGCCACACCAGTCCAGgtccaattatatttttttttttaatttttagctaaatattatattatataagtcaaattttataatttaatcacATGTATATGGTGTTATGTAGTGGCAAAGGCCCTTTCATCAAGGGAACTTGGGTTCAACTCCAGATTTCAGCATTCACAATCCTAGTCTGGATTAGATTGTTAAAACTCCCACAGGAATATTGGAGACCTAAAACATTGTTTGAAATTGCTAATGGGGTGGGAACCCCTCTAGATTTAGACGTTGCGACTAAGAATCACACTTTTGGTCATTATGCAAGGATCTTGGTTGACATGGATCTTTCAAAAAGattttttgatgatattttggttGAACGTGAAGGATTTTCCTTTTACGTTGATATTGCTTATGAATGACTTCCTGCTTATTGTCATAACTGTGCAACAATTGGTCACGCCATTGGTCAGTGTAAATGGCTACATAACAACCAGAAGACTTCTAGGGAAGTTGCTAAGAAACAAAAAGTTGTAAACAAAACCTCTGAGAAGTTGCAGGATGTAGAGAAGGGTGACTTCATCTTCTATTGATGCTCAACAGCCTATTGTTTTGCAATCAACAGGTTGTAGTAAAATTATTGTAGATAAGAACCCTCTTCTAAGTGATATGATAATGTCTAAAGAGATGGGAGCTACCATTCATGTTGAAGATGTCATCAATCTTGTGGAAGAGACTGTTACTGGAACTCTTCCTGTGCAACTTGTACAAGTGGGAGACTCTTTAGCTTATTATTCTCATACGATTGAGGAACATAACAGGGACCAACCCTTTCCTGATTTGCGTATAACTGGTCCTTGGTGTGATGTTGTAACCGATATAGATTACTGTCAAGATTCCAGCACCAGTGATCTTGAGCATGGTTTTGGTTCTGATAGGAGACAACTTTCTATAGTTGCTCCACCTATTCCTGCTGCAGTCCAAAGAGATATGGATTTTCTTAGGCAATCATGGGATAATATGGCTGAAGTTGATGTCTCCAATCAACAATTTCAAATTATTGTctcaaagaaaaatcaaaagctGCAGGCAGAAGCTAGCAAAGGGATTTATCCTACTAGGTTCAGGGTAAGTACTTCTAAAGGTTTTCAATTGAAGCTTTGAACTCTCTTTCTATCGTTTTTTGCTTtctttgagggttttggtttaTGTCCCCCCTCTTTTTTgtactttattttctttttatctatgggtctgtttgggaaacccaaaaaaagagcttttagcttttagcttatagcttataagctcgtttgacaaaaaaagctatGTTTGGTaatactttttcaccatgagcttatagcttatttcacgagcttataagctatttttcagaagctatttcaagtagcgtttgagcttatagcttctcactttttctttcaattttacccttattatttcatttaaattgtatttttatccattataatttttataataatcgacgtaataaagactactatccctttattccaatttttgtatatatatcagctggccttttttttttttttgaaaaaatatataccttcgtttttttttttacgaaacaaaatactattattctattagtgttacttttttttttttttaggtaagtgttattttctttattctctgttattagtattactctattagtgctacctttttttttgttttcgaggtaaatgttattttctttatcaagtagaaacacttaaatgataataaatataagataaaattttagtgaataaaatttaatttaatttataatacataggatatattaaattaataaatttaaagtatttttttaaagaaaaattagtttacaaaattacaaatacttaaattaatgatataatttttattatgaattaagaataccctttatgtcattttacatttatcagctagttgaaccgctatttttaccaaacacttcggttagcttatcagctaaaagctatcagctaacagctatccgctatttttaccaaacagagcctatgTCTATGATGATATGATttgatatgatgaaaataaaaatagcagATTTAATTACATTTTGGTCCTCGCATTTTGATCAGTTTACGAAAATGGTCATGtctcttttaaatcgaacaaaaccgTCATAACCTATCatgtttttttgcagttttagtcttacctcctattttcaacttcagaaacgcagagaaatgacagttttaggcaATTTTGGACctaccccctatgctcaaccatgaaataaacaaggaataaagcacGTGAGTATAAGAAATCTActctattcagcacactaactaaaataacttaatttgaaacatatcttagaaattatggttttttggttagtgtgttgaataaagtggattctttgtacccatatgttttattccttgtttatttcatggttgaacaTAGGGGTAagtctaaaactgtcatttcttgcgtttctggagttgaaaatagAAGGTAgaactaaaactgcaaaaaaaacatatagtttagggaaggttttgttcgatttaaaagaagcaggaccattttcgtgagctGGTCAAAACGCggggatgaaaagtgtaattaaaccaAAATAGTAATGTGTATTTAACTTAACTTTAGATAAGTAAAAGTATGAATTTTATAGTGTTgagaatataaaatttaaattttggattattttgggttaattaagtttttggtccctataaatatctgcagttttgtttttagtccctataaaaataaatcacactttttcgtccctacaaaattttccattagtggttttagtccctgataaattaaaattcacacttctatataaaggagtgaagtcTCAGAGTTATACaccagaacaacaacaatttacttgtgccaaaactctgctgaaattgttctacatcaaagttcacttagaatttcttatcaaagttcatatcttagaaattctagagtcttaagagtctgtatttgatttgtattgtgaacaccacttattgtatatcaagtgttcaatctcaaacaattttctgtgtaattctgtttgaattagaagtctcttgcagttgtgcttaagcattagaagtctcttgattgtgttcaggagcataggaaatctcttgcagttgtgcttgagtaatttgaagtctcttgctaagtttggcagtgagcagttgtaatcaaatattacatttttagtaaactctccttggaagtgcaagggggagaAGATTACTTCTGCTTTGTGGAAAGAATCTGTATACTTGCTttgtgtctctctctctctctctctctctctgttttatccacTGCCATTTAgtcctgaacatcacttcagaagcaaaactttatttgcttctgatcagtgttttcagcttaggaaaaaacgaagaaaaaaccaacacaattcaacccctccttcttgtgtttttctcaccttcaaaccCAAACTCAGTGAAAGTGGAGGAAACCAGTCAATTTGGGTTTGGTTCAAGCGGGTGCCCACGGGTATGGGCTTTGTtgttgtaacaccctaaactctaaaaatgataaattacaCTAATGATACGATCATATCAAGAATCTAGATGTTACTTCACCAATAATTCACCAAGCATGCATAATAATTTTCTTAAGACATCGCAGCGGAATAATACATCAATATTTCTAcacttaaataaatatttcaacagtcaaccaaaataaaataagtcataGTCATGTCATCATACAACTAATGTCATCACAATACATAGTCTCAGAAATCTCAAACAGACATAATAAAGATAACAACATAGACCGACCTTGTTAGCCTGTAAATTTGACAGGCTCATTTAATATGGTCAACATTTGTTTGACCTTTAATTTTGCAGGAATCGAAGAACTTTCTTATTTCAATTGGAGAAACTCGACGGAATATCAAGCCTGGAGCGCATAGCCAGATCTTCGACAAAGCAAGGTTGAAAGAGCAATTATGCGTCGAAGTCAATCAAAAGGCGGGAAAGCACGATTTCAAGCATTGAAACGGTTTCCATGTAGTGGAGACGTGGGACAGACAGTTGTCCAAGATGGAGGAAGTGCTGATCATGGAGTTGGTGGTTCGTCATCTAGGTTTTttagtataaatagtagttttcaaGCCGGAAAGTAGATCGCAAATCATATACAGAATTTTACAACACTCAAAGTACCGGCGTCTAGGGAAATGAGTTATAAAGAATGTATGTAAACTGATTTTTAGACCACCCTTTTTAttttaggctaaagtgcacttttcacCCCTTAAGTTCGAAAAAGCTGCAATTTTAGCCCCTtatgtacaaaaactacaattttggccccctaagatttagccaATTTGCATATTTGGTCCTTTTAGTCAATTTTGACTTATTCAACGCCTACGTGGCAGGCCACATGTGTAAGTTATAGGAAGAGGAGGTACCTTTGGTTTCTATGGATACTAATTGTACAAGGACTTCATGATTCAGGTTCAATAAGGTTCTCGTTTTACCCGTATGTGCATTGAAGGGGCAATTTATAGGAAGAGAATTGGTGAAAAGAAGTTCAATGTTAAGCATCTTATTCATGTACTTCTCAATTATGATTTAAAGTAAGTTTAAAGCATATAAATAACTTCTGTTGTCAGTAGCAATACTTGGGATTGTATTATTGTAAACTAAAAGTAATCTCTAAAACCATTTTgactaaataaattattctgATCGACATGGTTGTGATGTGCCTTTTATGtatcttttttatcattaaGTTGTGGGGTGTTTGACACTGGATTTTCTATTACATTGGTTATCATTTTTTCATCTTTGAAAGCTTCTATAgcctttaaatttatttatacttGATCATGTTGACAACTAGTAAACTGAGACGAAGATCTTATCTGAGAAAACTTTGTATTTATACAAATACAAAGTTATGATGATTGATCTTCTGCAGGCTCTTACTTGCTAGTTCATTCCAACCTCTAGTTCAGCCTCCAAAGCTACAATGATGATTAGTTAAAGATAATgaagttttttagtttttagtaTATGATGTATGATCTTTGTAGTGTAGGGAACCATTTACAATGCATAGGACAATTTGTTTGGGTGAATCAAGATGCTATAGAGGTAGTTTGCTGATATGCACAGTTTATGTGCTTGCTGACATGTTAGGAACCAAATGCTGTCTACAAAAGATATATGTATGTGACTAATACTTATACATATATTGCAGATTTTTTTGACTGCTTTTGCCAATGCATTTCATGCTCTACAGCTACTCAAAATTCCTGAATCCAGGTTAGACTATGATGTCATTCATAATGCCTTTGTTAGCTGGACTTTTGCTTGTAAAGAAATAAGAATCTAAAGACAA
It encodes:
- the LOC11445558 gene encoding UPF0496 protein 4 is translated as MVVDKFAKLLFKKKNHHKCYPQPNEELPSSSLHDFHSHVSKHIDQLALELKPESEILSLSWFQGCFGLLPLINKVFAKLVIDIDYPMTKWNVDSIEVYLNYTMSLLELLNSISSSLSHLGHSRLSLAHGLTLVEKKKSLSLARNHLKAIQPAGCFSTNFGKSFHTQDDKAKIVSGKELIVREIVKEMKSTGFWVCGVLLSYFYGDAKPYMELRKIVGGFENSIVSTLDLKISEKLVKKMPCFSEIKEMNKFVARLVAGDEVKDDATKELQRNLCGVGKILDDISAKVDHLFDDVMNQRTELVDGFRLRK